DNA from Rhinatrema bivittatum chromosome 16, aRhiBiv1.1, whole genome shotgun sequence:
TATTGTTTCTCCACCGCAGATATGCTGGGGCTTTGCTTGGCAGAACCTAGTTagtttattataataaaaaaaatcacacacttCTTCTTGAAACCCTTACAAGGCAGAGATTACTAATCAGTTGGGTAGAGGTTAAGGATCACATCCGTACAGACCTAAGGCTCACACTTTTGGGATCAGGTTCAAGCTTGTGTGTATTTATAGATTACAAATAATAATAGCATtatgttttaaataattaaaaaaaacaaaaaaaaacatttaacagtCTCTCAGCTCTCGCCATCATGTGATGTGTACAGGATGAAAATGTACtgtttcacttggccataggctcACTCTAAACATGCCTTGTCATCAAATTTTTATCCAAACATTGTATATAGAACCCAATATATATAAACTTATATCAACAGTTTtgttcactctgcatataaagttATTCACCTTTTTCTGTTTGCCATGTAACCAAATTGTTCAGTTTATTTTCTCTATCATTATTatacgttctatgtaaaccgatacgatgtgaatacggttatcagtatataaaaccacttaaataaataaataaataaattccctggCTGTGACTCTGcacagatttcctttttttttgcgcTCAGTGagtcctccttcctcttccagctcagtcggaaccacTGCTGGGATCCTGGTGCCAGAAGGATTAATTCAGCCAGCCTATTTCACTAGGAACCGTTCCACCGTTCCTGGTCTGTTTATTGCAGTAACGGTCCTGAAGCTGGGAGCCACTTCCCGGGGGCCTCCTTCTGCAACGCTGTATCATGGACTCTAAATCTGGGCCAGCAGGTGTCGCTCCCAATGATGACCGTGACTCCCTCCCCTCCGGGGACGGCGAACAGTGCCTCTGCGGCagcctgagcccggtgggggGGAGGTTCAGAAGACCTGATGTAGGGCTTCGGCCAGAGACCCTCTCCActgcagtgcacagcacttgctACAGGGCTGAAGATACTGATTTATCCATGTGCCAGGGCTGCAGTATTGAGTTACAAACCCTTCCAGTGGGCTGCAGTGTTGAATGAGAGACGAGTAACGGATCCTTCCCATGGGTTGCAGAGTTGAGTGGGAAACCATGCCTATGGGCTTCATTGCTGGGCAGGAAAACCTTCTTCTGGGCTTCAGTTTTGGGTGGAAAACCCTTTCTGGGGGCTGCAGTGTTAGGTGATAAACATCCTGTCTCATGATGTGCAGTGTTGGGCAGGAGACTCTTCTCGTGGCCTGGCCCTACAGTCCCATGGAAATTGCTGAAAAAAAGTTTAGGCCTTTTACACGAAAGGATGTCTATGATTTTAGTCATCTAACTTATCTAAGAGGACCAGGCACTAGAGGGCTGAAGGAAGCACTGCAAACATTTAAAAGGAACTGTTGGTGTTACTGAATCTGAGAGCAATTTCAGAGCTGACCCGTTTAATAGGGCAGCTCTTTGCTTCTCTCAGCCCCTGATGTGGTGGTCTTGAGTTCGAAGAAACAGGACATCCCGTCCCACTGTGATGgtggccatcaacatttccatgTCATCTGGACAGATGGACTAAATCTTGGTTTTACCTCTTGCATTTCTGGACTTGTAGTTCCTGCCTGCATTCATAGGAAAACTGAAATAACAAGTCCAGGCACACAGCAGGAGTCGCACCAGGATGGGATCAGGCAGCCAGTTGGTCACTCCTGCTTAGGCAGACCTTAAGCACCACAGAACTTCAACAGGTCACAAATAACTGTGTGCTGTTCCAGCACTGTCCAAcccctcaccctgcctgccctcTCAATCACCCCAAAGAAAGACTCTGAAGGCACTTAGGGTGATCTTTTAGGTTTGATTAGGCAGGGTACAAATAAAATAGAACATAGAACAAATCAGCCTCTGACatcataacacacacacacactctctctcacacacacacgcgcgcacacacacatatccattcTCTttggcttaccttcctcttccaCAGCAGTAGTACCACTGTCTCTGCACAGCCCAGGACTGCCAGGATGCTGGAGATGGCAATAAGGCAGTAACGGAGGGACTGATAATCCTTTCGGGGTGGCTTATACCCTTTGTCtgaggagaagagaaagaaagaaatcagaagacaTGAACAAGCACCATGATAAGCCTAATGTTGATTATTTATAAACATTATAAGCCGTGCTGAATCTACCGTGGGATTTTACTCCGGATTTAGCGCAGGTTTTTCAGTGCTAACCTTACTCGAGCATCTAATATGGGTTTGAAAGCTGAAAAAATTCACAGTACACTCTGTACGGGTGCATGCAAATCGCATGTAAAAGAGGGTATTTGCTATTACAGGGCAATATAATGTGCCGTGTTAGTGGGGAGATATCTCAGCACttgttttttagtgtgaaagcACATTTATCTGGTTTccactctagaccagtggttcccaatctgTGGTCTGGGGACCCATAGGGGGTCCACCAGTCCATAACAGGGAAGCTGTGAACTGTAGGCGGAGACAGGAAAACTCACGCTAAGAAGAATGATGATGGAATAGTTTTTCCATCTGGGAAAGTGGGTGATTAGGCATGAGTTCCAGATGAGGAGGTTTTGGAGGAAAGAGTATCAGCCCGTTGATCCTTTTCTGCAGGAGGGAAACCTTTGAAAAAGGAAAGCATGGCTCATGGGTGGGTCCCTGAGTCATCATGTTGAGAGAGAACAGCCCCTGCTTCCATGGCAGTGGCTTCTACCTCCAGGACGAAGGGCTTCGAGGAATCTGGTGGTTGGCAGAGCTGTGAGGCGACAGGGTCCTAGGCTGTGGCTAATTGTACACATCGATGTGTAGTATACTGAAGTGGCCAACCTAGCAGTTCAGGCAAGATGGTCCAAGCCAGCAGAACTACGCTCCTGGCAAGAGAGTCTCCAGTGGGTAATTTATATTGTTGATAGATCCAGAACCAAGGTAACCTGAGAATGACAAGATTGACCACTTTGGGAAGAAGGTAAACCTCAATATTTTCCTGATGAAGACCAGTCTGCATGGTGATGACCAAGTTGACTTTAGTCAAGCAACCAGGCAGAGACTTGCCATACACTGAAGAGATGGTGTGGACTGTGGTCAACATGGTGGTGGAGGGCCAGCCATACTGGTGCAGCAATCACTCCCGGTTAAAACTGCCCCCCGCTCCAGAATCTAGTAAAGCCTCAGTTTGAACAGTGGTCTCCCCAAAGGAAAGGCACACAGGCACTACCGGCTGCAGTGAGAGGACTGGGTGTCTCAGGACTGTCTTCCCAAATAAGCCCCCGTTCAGATGTTTTCATGACTTCTCGGGACAGTGGCTAATAAAATGCCCCTGTGCGGCACAATAGAGACAGAGTTTATGCTGTCTTTGCCCTCGTTTCTCTTCCTCTGAGAGCCAAGGGTTCTTCGGAGGTGATAACCATCATCGGATCCGAGGCAGACTTTAGGGGGTGCTGGAAATCAGTAGCCAAATGGATAGGTCAGTGGGAAGTCTTCTTTTCCTGGGCTTGTTCCTGGAACTTTAAATTCATGTGGATAGTCAGGTCAATAGGTGCTTCCAGAGAGGCTGGAAAGTCTTAgcctcaatactccagcctagccggtggttcctctcaggatctcctcttgggggcgctgtcatctgccatcggcccagggattcaccatttctactaagtgtccattccttacactaatagagcggtattatatcatctaccactctgtgggagccaacccacattagATCACTAATTCTGCCTAGGGAGTATCTTCACTgttactccttcttcaagggaacagatccataacagattgctacttcagtATAGAGATTATATTAAgtgctaactccctagcggatCTGTGTCGATTGCTAAACTCCAAAGCAGAATTATAGCAGAGTGCTACTCTTTCATTCTACAGGAACCAGCGCATACCAGGTTGCCAACTCTGCCCTTCTGGCGGGGTTAGCCATatcagactgccaactcctcccctcgaaGGAGCAggtcgataacagattgctaactctgccctcctggtggggtgagcaATAACAGATTTCTATGCGACATCAAAACGTAATGTCTTACTGCCCTCCCAGCGAGGCCACGTTTCAGACAGAACCCTTCGTCAGGGGAAATATCTTCTTTTTTTCAGCTATGCCGCTTTTAAAATTGTGTCCTTCACGTTGAAACGATACTTGCATAGCTGAAATCAGATGTACTCTATAATGATTCACTCAAGAACACAGACAAAAGAATGAGAAACAGCAAGGGAAAAACAAGCAGCACAAAAAGACACCACTCAACAATCACAATGCTCCAAGAACAACCTCCAACGCCTGGGTCGAGAGCTCCCCTAACACCAATCAGCACTGACAAACTGGGCCTGGAAGAGGCTGCCTTTTATATCCATGCTAGGAGGCGTGTCCAAGAAAATTGATGGACATGTGTGTGCCACCAATCACAGCACAGGCCACCACTTGTACCAGCCAATAGGGAACACTGCAGCCTTTTTCTAACTAGTGCTGTTTTTACTGCAGGGTTTTCCAGATTAGTTTTAACACCGATTTTTGCATGTTTTTCGGGAATACCACAAATTTTTAGCACCTGTTTAATTTGCATGAGATTTTAACATGCACATCATTAAAAAATTGGCAATAAATTTGGAGCGGGTTTTATTAACATCGGCCCCAGAGTGCCCTCTGACAGTGGCACAGTACAAGAACTTTGTAAGGAGCTGCAAAGTCCTGATCCTGAAGTTACTGTAGGTCTCACAGTGTGCTGGTGGCAGAGGTGTAATCAGAACCTGAGTCTGGAAGCATCATAGCTCTGTGCCCTCTGCATTAGGTCACGCGCAATGAGACTGTTGGCAAAGTTAGGGCTGGAACCTGGGTTCGCAGGTGTTTCGGTTCTGTGCTCTCAGTATTGAGTCACACAGTGACGGGCCAATacagtcggagcgcactgttaacccaccattggacgcgcatttttgacgcgctagcgttaccccttattcagtaaggggccgaaaacgcgcgtccaatccccctgaacctaatagcgcctgcaacatacaaatgcatgttgatggccctattaggtattcccgcgcgattcagaaaacaaaatatgcagccaagccgcacattttgctttcagaaattagcgcctactcaaaggtaggcgctaatttctttgggcaccgggaaagtcatggcgatattaagtcggaggtcccgaaagtttccaaaagtaaaaaaaaaatttgaaatcggcccacggctgtcgggtcgaaaaccagatgctcaatttagccggcgtctggtttccgagcccgtggctgtcagcgggctcgagaaccgacgccggcaaaattgaacgtttgctgtcaaacccgctgacagccgccgctctggtccaaaaggaagtgctagggacatgctagtgtccctagcgcctccttttgcacaggcgcacaggagagtggcctgtgcgtgcgctgggagagcaggcgttcgtccgctcttccgcggactttactgtatcggcccgtgagatAGGTAGCAGAGGTGGGATGAGAACGAGTGTAAGAAAATATAAGGAGGATTGCTGGGATTAATTCCTTGGCTGCGGGGCAGTGGTGTTCAAACTGAGAATATGCACTGCAGCCAGAAAAATAACAAGGGTTACTGATCGTGAGCCGTCCACAAGGCTTGTATGTCTATACTGATTTGTTATATGTGGGCAGCCTATCAGAGTGCCGCTGTAATCTGATAATCCACTTCTAATTTGCCTAAGAATCTATGAGCAGAGTGGAATAAAGGAAGCGGCACAGTGACTACGAGCCGAGGTGTGTCTGTGCTGTATCTATATAAGCAGAGTTGTACATGGACTCCCTGAGACCCTCACTAATAAAGGTTGCGTCCTCTTTCCAAGACTATCAGGTGATTGGTGTCTATTTCTACAAGGGGGAAAGGCTATACCTCAACAACGACCTATGGATGACGGGGAGAAATCATTGATACTCTTCCTCGTTAAGGATGAGGTGGAATGAGGGAACTCCCCCAGTTGAACCCCAGGGGGCTTCATAGTGTACCACACACTTTACCTATTACATGGATAAAGATCCCACCACCTATTTTCGTCTCACTCTGCCATGTGGCATTGCAGTAGTAGGTGTCTTTGATGGCGACGTCCCTCGTGGGATTCACAGAACAGCTATAGTTGAACTCCACTGTTGTGTTTATGGCAGGAGGGTTAGTTATATGTTTGACACCCTCATCCAGGGTGACTGACTTCCCTTCTGAGTCCAGTTTGTAGAAGCGGAGGGTAAAGCTGGCATATTCTGGCGAGTACACACAGGCGACCGTGCAATGTATATTGACAGACCTCTTGGCAAGAGTGACCTGGAACGGTGGCCACTGTTTTACGGATGTCCTCTCAGCTCCTgcagaaacaaagcagaaaatattaTCATGCAGCGGTGGAGCTGGAAGCAACCTTGAGAGGTCACAAAGactcatgcaaaaataaaaacagaagggACTTCGAGAGATCATCCAGAATTCTAGAAAATTAAGGCTGGGAGAGACCTCAAGAAGTCATCTAGAATGAAAGATCAGATTAGAAGTGATCTCAGGAGGCCATCTAGAATCAAAGCAACTCAGGGCTGGAAGAGACCATAGGAGATATTCTAGAATCATGGAAATAGTCCAAGCTGAGGACAGTTTTCTTTAATCACTAGGTAGCTCATGgttaataattaaaatgatacTCTAGCGCCCCTTGTGGGgttgttattttgttattttatcgGAGCATGCTGCAGTTTTCATAAAGTCACTCTTTGGAGAGCTCGGAAACAGGCAAGATGTTTCGCTCCAGCACGCAGCCTTAGAGGATTCCCAGCTCCCCGTAGAGCATTGACGAGCTCCAGGAAGGACCTTGCCAACTACTCTTGCTGAGGCATGGCGCAAACCATCTTTCTGTGAGTACCATGTGGTTGCATTAGTCCATGGCTTAGAGAGACCTAAGATTAAGTGAGCACTGTGCCTGCAGAGACGCTGcttccattaggcgaactaggcggtcgcccaGAGCACCAAACGTTTGGGGGTGGCAAACTCCTGCCAGCACAAGGCCAAGAGGGGTGTTGTGCCAATGTCAAAGAAGGGAGCACCTGTGTTGGAGCCTCTGCTGCCACTAGGTAAGTTAGGGAGGGGATGCATGAGGAAGCGtttacctagggtgccaaatactcttgcactggcccagTATGCCTGACATTGGATGCTAAAATTGCAACAGACAGAAGTAACATTTTTTTGATGCACCAGCAACATGGGATTTAATTGAATTGTGAACAACTATCTCCTATCTGGAATTTCTGTGAGTCATGTTAAATGTATTCAAGaaagtgaatttatttatttaaaacacttataGGCGACTGTATCCTATGATCTAGGTAATAAACAAGACGGTTAGAATCAATTTGAGGGATCCCGTGTTTTATTTTGGAGTCATATGAGAATATGGTTTGCAGTGGGACCAGTGAGGAAAGTCCACCCAAGGCCTACCTCTACCAGTTCTATGAGAGAGATAAGTGTGCTGCAGATTACAGCTACACGCACTGATTCTAGACCGAAAAGTGTTTGAAACAATAGCTTCCTAGAGACAGAGATCATCCTGGGATTGTTAGCTCTACTTCCACACAGTAACAAGAAGGATCCTCCCATGTTCCTGGAGCTAGGGATGTTCCAATTTCTTGAAATATTTTAACAaacctgggaacatttgaaaGGCTTGATGAAGTATTTGGCAAAATAAAACCCACAGAAGGAAAATTTAGTGGGGGATCCAcaaattctctgaggacaagcaggaaggcagTCTTCATACATGGGCGACATCAGATGGAGCTTGgcacagaatttttatttttttaaactctttcttTATTCATATTTAGATTTACAAGTCAAAG
Protein-coding regions in this window:
- the NFAM1 gene encoding NFAT activation molecule 1, producing the protein MISGPTLLQLLLLGGVQCTGAERTSVKQWPPFQVTLAKRSVNIHCTVACVYSPEYASFTLRFYKLDSEGKSVTLDEGVKHITNPPAINTTVEFNYSCSVNPTRDVAIKDTYYCNATWQSETKIGGGIFIHVIDKGYKPPRKDYQSLRYCLIAISSILAVLGCAETVVLLLWKRKGYPLRSQRNSHQKRTCQPEAAPCASSVPEACKDSSLYTSLQPCQPELYDVIEDGSNGQRKEKDPPGPNRRNLEVQNSRRSRAVNGQSGKKKRRKKNKQVVDVMPKPESYSGSNFEGVYENL